In Apium graveolens cultivar Ventura chromosome 10, ASM990537v1, whole genome shotgun sequence, the following are encoded in one genomic region:
- the LOC141689183 gene encoding malonyl-coenzyme A:anthocyanin 3-O-glucoside-6''-O-malonyltransferase-like, which translates to MGDLSGRVTVVEQCGVSPPRDAVMVTSLPLPFFDLIWLTFHPFGRVIFYDFPCSTDHFIQHIFPNLKTSLSLALKHFTPLAGKLLIPSTAESNTDCQIRYLDGDSVSVTFAECTGDLNHFLGNHVRDAKVLKPLVPQFPSTDSSEESCSVSPVFAIQITLFPNRAICIGITNSHVVADGNTVFNFVRTWASIAKQLNTSDGEVNVNDVVLSSDFQIPYYDRSSIKDPHGLGAILVKALGPLVKQIQQQKEIQESSNIMCRATFVVTEANIKVLKNMVSTKRPNLTYVSSFTVICAYLWTCFAKTRATVGKEMHNLDEPQNFGFVMDCRARLDPPLPASYFGNCLVPCIGVQTGRVMVGEEGLAAAAEVLGNSIAVKLKEGPLHGSDKWMEGFAGVMRGEWNIGIAGSPKLDYYNNIDFGWGKPLKFEFVEEPLSLSRCKDSKTDIEIGVILPKNEMDVFSAVFTQGLHSLDG; encoded by the coding sequence ATGGGGGATCTATCAGGAAGAGTAACCGTTGTTGAACAATGCGGAGTCTCTCCGCCCCGAGACGCTGTCATGGTGACATCTCTTCCCCTCCCCTTTTTCGACTTAATATGGCTCACTTTCCACCCCTTTGGCCGTGTCATCTTTTACGATTTTCCGTGCTCCACTGACCATTTTATCCAACACATATTTCCGAATCTCAAAACTTCGTTGTCTCTGGCCCTCAAACACTTCACTCCGTTGGCTGGAAAATTATTAATACCTTCCACTGCTGAGTCCAACACTGATTGCCAGATTCGATACTTGGATGGAGACTCCGTCTCTGTAACGTTTGCTGAGTGCACGGGTGATCTTAATCATTTTTTAGGAAACCATGTGCGTGATGCTAAAGTGTTAAAGCCTCTTGTGCCTCAGTTTCCATCAACTGATAGTTCCGAGGAAAGCTGCTCTGTTTCTCCTGTTTTTGCTATACAAATTACTCTATTTCCTAATCGCGCAATCTGTATTGGAATCACAAACTCCCATGTTGTTGCGGATGGAAACACGGTGTTTAACTTTGTACGAACATGGGCTTCTATTGCTAAACAACTAAATACCTCTGATGGTGAAGTCAATGTTAATGATGTGGTGTTATCTAGTGATTTTCAGATCCCGTATTATGATAGGAGTTCTATCAAAGACCCCCATGGTCTAGGTGCAATTCTCGTGAAAGCTTTAGGACCGCTGGTTAAGCAGATCCAACAACAGAAGGAGATTCAAGAATCTTCAAACATCATGTGTAGAGCAACATTTGTTGTAACTGAAGCCAATATTAAGGTCCTTAAGAACATGGTATCAACAAAACGGCCAAACTTAACATACGTGTCATCTTTCACGGTCATCTGTGCTTATCTATGGACATGTTTTGCAAAAACAAGGGCCACTGTAGGGAAAGAGATGCACAACTTAGATGAGCCTCAGAATTTTGGGTTTGTTATGGATTGTCGTGCTCGACTAGATCCACCCTTGCCTGCTTCTTACTTTGGCAATTGCTTAGTGCCATGTATTGGAGTGCAAACAGGCAGGGTTATGGTAGGAGAAGAAGGCCTAGCTGCTGCTGCGGAAGTGTTGGGAAATTCAATTGCTGTGAAGCTTAAGGAAGGTCCTTTGCACGGTTCAGATAAGTGGATGGAGGGCTTTGCGGGTGTAATGAGAGGGGAATGGAATATTGGTATTGCTGGCTCCCCAAAGTTGGACTACTATAACAACATCGATTTTGGATGGGGTAAACCTCTCAAGTTCGAGTTTGTAGAGGAGCCGTTATCTTTGTCAAGATGTAAAGATTCAAAAACGGACATCGAAATTGGTGTGATCTTGCCTAAAAATGAGATGGATGTGTTCTCAGCTGTTTTCACTCAGGGGTTGCATAGTCTGGACGGCTAA
- the LOC141690739 gene encoding uncharacterized protein LOC141690739 encodes MTITSKFSFADMQNPLFLHPSDGPLSISVTKLQGSSDYRTWRRSMEIQLASKRKLGFVEGTEIKSTTDTIDALQCNGSRKYKVSKDLYSLKQNGKPLVEYHTTLSALWEELEVMNDLPKVTTTTAEMTALLKVIQVQNDESKLFQFLNGLDEVFRPQMSQLLMSSPLPSVEMACAAIQQEDSQRDILHNLKNSDDDISTMFSRGNQIIPEKSVMKEKAIQQMSVGLSQDTLSAGGKGETSNIVITHQQFEQLLKLIPGNAAGQTEEEFDTPFSGMITFGAAKSKIQEWIVDSGVSDHMTCSLNLLHNIRPALPHMAIKLPTGSTANITHIGDTVLSCGNPLFNVLFVPQFTHNLLSVTKLGKDNKCEVMFKDAKCFVTKSDSKVIVGVGIKTIRSDNAPEFSDQLCTKFMNDHGIVYQTTCSYRPQQNARVERKHRHVLNVARALKLQSGLADVHWDDCVLATTYVINRVPSSVLKDNVSPYEMLFGEPPDYKKMKVFECLAMDSPPGVSTDKFKPRVVACVFVGYRAAKKGFKLLTLDYMTSFVSRDVQFHEHISPLLDSSALIQPVPVILLK; translated from the exons ATGACCATCACCAGCAAATTTTCTTTTGCTGATATGCAAAACCCTCTTTTCCTTCATCCCTCAGATGGTCCACTCTCGATTAGTGTGACTAAACTTCAAGGTTCTTCTGATTATCGAACATGGCGCAGGTCTATGGAGATTCAGCTGGCATCAAAACGAAAACTGGGATTTGTTGAAGGAACAGAGATCAAAAGCACAACAGACACCATTGATGCTCTACAGTG CAATGGGTCCAGAAAATACAAAGTCAGCAAAGATCTTTATAGCCTCAAACAAAATGGAAAGCCTTTGGTGGAGTATCATACAACCTTGAGTGCATTATGGGAAGAGCTGGAAGTTATGAATGATTTACCCAAGGTCACCACTACTACAGCTGAAATGACTGCTTTATTGAAGGTCATCCAAGTACAAAATGATGAGTCCAAACTATTTCAGTTTTTGAATGGCCTAGATGAGGTCTTTAGGCCACAGATGAGTCAATTACTGATGTCGTCTCCACTACCTAGTGTAGAAATGGCGTGTGCAGCAATCCAGCAAGAGGACTCCCAAAGAGACATCCTTCATAACCTCAAGAACAGCGATGATGATATATCAACTATGTTTAGTCGAGGGAATCAAATCATACCAGAAAAATCTGTCATGAAAGAAAAGGCCATACAGCAGATGTCTGTTGGACTGTCACAGGATACCCTAAGTG CAGGAGGCAAAGGGGAGACATCAAATATAGTCATTACTCATCAACAATTTGAGCAGCTCCTCAAACTCATACCTGGAAATGCAGCAGGACAAACTGAGGAAGAATTTGATACTCCTTTCTCCGGTATGATAACGTTTGGTGCTGCTAAATCCAAAATCCAAGAATGGATTGTAGATTCAGGAGTATCAGACCATATGACTTGCTCTCTTAATTTGTTGCACAATATCAGACCTGCACTCCCTCATATGGCAATTAAACTTCCAACTGGTAGTACAGCCAACATCACACATATAGGTGATACAGTTTTAAGTTGTGGAAATCCATTATTCAATGTGTTGTTTGTGCCACAATTCACACACAATTTGCTCTCTGTCACAAAACTGGGAAAAGATAATAAATGCGAAGTCATGTTTAAAGATGCTAAGTGCTTTGTGACTAAATCAGATTCTAAGGTCATTGTGGGTGTAGG CATTAAGACTATTAGAAGTGACAACGCTCCAGAGTTTAGTGATCAGTTGTGTACGAAGTTCATGAATGATCATGGAATCGTTTATCAAACAACATGTAGCTACAGGCCTCAACAAAACGCCCGTGTTGAAAGAAAACATAGGCATGTACTAAATGTGGCAAGGGCTCTAAAGCTACAATCTGGTTTGGCGGATGTGCATTGGGATGATTGTGTGTTAGCAACTACATATGTCATAAATAGAGTCCCGTCTTCTGTGTTAAAGGACAATGTAAGCCCTTATGAGATGTTGTTTGGTGAGCCTCCAGACTACAAAAAAATGAAAGTGTTTGAGTGTTTGGCTATGGATTCACCGCCTGGTGTTTCCACTGATAAGTTTAAACCAAGAGTCGTGGCTTGTGTTTTTGTTGGATACCGAGCTGCAAAGAAAGGATTTAAGCTGCTGACATTGGACTATATGACATCCTTCGTATCAAGGGATGTTCAGTTTCATGAGCATATATCTCCTCTGCTCGATTCAAGTGCTCTTATACAACCTGTTCCAGTCATACTCCTGAAGTGA